One segment of Rhodopirellula baltica SH 1 DNA contains the following:
- a CDS encoding glycosyltransferase: MVAGINCFDCLKSLIASKTDTTDLQTHHRLSQISYMIDYRREKPRVAMVTSSVTRAAGGLAPIVLRLTASLVNSGYPATILSVEDEYWSDVSKKIGAAAGEAFPACGPAKVRSAVRYSPGLHRRLEQLCPEVAHTHGLWQYPSMAVLKWGQSTKRPWVVSPQGMLDKWALDQSPVKKRVASIAFESKHLGQAGCVHALAEGEYEAIRAFGIRSPICLIPNGVDSPEFAIGQEPAWKNDCGDRRVLLFLGRIHPKKGLSELIEAWRMLNEQDPVTCKWFLAIVGWDDGNHLQALRQQAADAGLSDCIGFYGPVFDGGKSATLSSANAFVLPSYSEGMPMAVLEAWSHGLVAAITPKCNLSEGYEHGGAVKILPEPHSIASGLQSILRLKESEQAIRSQMARAFAEEQFSWKIIANKFRSVYDWLAGHDSRPNCVRLD; encoded by the coding sequence ATGGTGGCAGGTATTAATTGTTTTGACTGCCTTAAAAGCTTGATTGCGTCCAAAACAGATACTACTGATTTGCAAACACATCATCGCCTGAGTCAAATTAGCTACATGATAGATTACCGCCGAGAAAAGCCCAGGGTTGCTATGGTCACCTCGTCAGTAACGCGTGCTGCCGGCGGACTTGCTCCCATCGTATTGCGATTAACAGCATCACTGGTTAATTCGGGGTACCCCGCAACAATACTAAGCGTGGAAGACGAGTACTGGAGTGACGTCTCCAAAAAGATTGGTGCCGCTGCTGGGGAGGCGTTCCCCGCCTGTGGCCCGGCCAAAGTTCGTTCGGCTGTTCGTTATAGCCCGGGGCTCCATCGTCGCCTTGAACAGCTTTGCCCAGAAGTTGCTCACACACATGGACTATGGCAATACCCATCGATGGCTGTTCTAAAGTGGGGCCAATCTACTAAGCGTCCTTGGGTTGTCTCACCACAAGGAATGTTAGACAAGTGGGCACTTGATCAGTCGCCAGTAAAAAAGCGAGTTGCTTCAATTGCTTTTGAATCAAAACATTTGGGACAGGCTGGTTGTGTGCATGCGTTGGCCGAAGGTGAATATGAAGCGATTCGCGCTTTTGGCATTCGTTCTCCTATTTGCCTGATTCCCAACGGGGTAGACTCGCCTGAATTTGCGATCGGGCAAGAGCCTGCCTGGAAGAATGATTGCGGAGACCGTCGCGTGCTACTGTTTTTGGGTAGGATTCATCCCAAAAAGGGGCTATCTGAGTTGATCGAAGCTTGGCGAATGCTTAACGAACAGGACCCCGTCACTTGCAAATGGTTTCTTGCAATAGTTGGCTGGGACGACGGAAACCACCTGCAAGCTCTTCGACAGCAGGCTGCAGACGCTGGCCTCAGCGACTGCATTGGGTTTTACGGCCCGGTCTTCGACGGGGGAAAATCGGCGACACTCTCATCGGCGAACGCATTCGTACTTCCTTCATATAGCGAAGGTATGCCGATGGCAGTTCTTGAAGCATGGTCTCATGGCTTGGTTGCTGCGATCACTCCGAAATGCAATCTCTCTGAAGGTTATGAGCATGGGGGTGCGGTTAAGATTCTTCCTGAACCGCACTCTATAGCCAGCGGATTGCAAAGCATCCTACGCCTGAAAGAAAGCGAACAGGCAATTCGATCACAGATGGCAAGAGCGTTTGCTGAAGAACAATTTTCATGGAAGATAATCGCAAATAAATTTCGTTCGGTCTATGATTGGCTGGCTGGTCACGATTCACGTCCAAATTGCGTCAGATTGGATTGA
- a CDS encoding glycosyltransferase family 4 protein codes for MTAHIEKRLAICWPHFGPYHFARLDALSKALADDWHLCGFETDPSDSTYEWSCEENQNREWTHVKSAPTLVSHSLASYRPTIVFINGWGFPTSRRVWRWCLRNRTPKVLLSDSRASDKKRNRISEWAKSAYVKTFQAAVTAGESHAEYLVSLGMPRHKIHLGLDVVDNQYFSSRRSDHSSNTGHFSQTKDRPYFLGIGRWIKKKDWPLLIRAYATWSSSIDNPPELRLVGGGEMHRELNKMRLKYQLNENLSLVPFQSYATLPNLYQNAIATVLPSREDEQWGLVVNESLAAGTPVIVSTECGCTESLVEHEKTGFIFQAGDEHSLRRMLQKVYFLPSSSRKEVVRLGSSKIDSWGLPRFASAIKESVTTCLLPEG; via the coding sequence ATGACTGCTCATATCGAAAAGCGACTGGCTATCTGTTGGCCGCATTTTGGACCATATCATTTCGCACGTCTGGACGCCCTTTCAAAGGCACTCGCGGATGATTGGCACCTATGTGGTTTCGAAACTGACCCATCAGATTCGACGTATGAATGGTCCTGCGAGGAGAATCAAAATAGAGAATGGACTCACGTCAAAAGTGCCCCCACCTTAGTATCTCATTCACTTGCTTCATACCGACCAACCATCGTATTCATCAACGGATGGGGCTTCCCAACTTCTCGTCGTGTTTGGCGATGGTGCCTTCGAAACCGTACGCCGAAAGTGCTTCTGAGTGATAGTCGCGCGTCAGACAAAAAGCGCAATAGAATCTCGGAATGGGCAAAATCTGCATACGTGAAAACATTTCAAGCAGCTGTAACGGCAGGTGAAAGCCATGCAGAATACCTAGTCTCGCTCGGCATGCCGAGGCACAAAATTCACCTGGGCCTTGACGTCGTTGACAACCAATACTTCTCCAGTAGACGGAGCGACCACTCTAGCAACACCGGTCATTTCTCACAAACAAAGGATCGCCCCTATTTCCTAGGCATCGGGCGTTGGATCAAAAAAAAGGACTGGCCCCTCCTAATAAGAGCGTATGCAACGTGGAGTTCGTCGATTGACAATCCGCCAGAACTAAGGCTAGTCGGCGGAGGGGAAATGCATCGAGAACTGAACAAGATGCGACTGAAGTATCAATTGAATGAAAACCTATCTCTTGTCCCATTCCAATCGTACGCAACTCTGCCCAATCTTTATCAGAATGCGATTGCTACGGTTTTGCCAAGCCGAGAAGACGAACAATGGGGACTGGTAGTCAACGAATCACTTGCCGCCGGCACTCCTGTCATCGTCTCAACCGAATGCGGATGCACTGAATCATTGGTCGAGCATGAAAAAACGGGCTTTATTTTCCAAGCGGGGGATGAGCATTCGCTACGCAGGATGCTTCAGAAAGTGTATTTTCTCCCTTCCTCGTCTCGGAAGGAAGTTGTGAGACTAGGTTCCAGCAAGATTGACTCATGGGGACTACCGCGTTTCGCTAGTGCCATCAAGGAATCAGTCACAACTTGCCTACTACCCGAAGGGTAG
- a CDS encoding glycosyltransferase, protein MNQTSSRNLSQQVFTKTTGNRILLPKFDAIAVPLTLLGGRVVCCSDYVRDSMRAVPGTRKDLFVTVRNCTRVAEVAERAEHARNSRSSHRPPTVVMIATLERHKDHKTLLHAIPTVLSRIPNLQLLLAGDGTLRKELEKLANELELSAAVKFLGTRDDIPELLGNADLFVFSTTPREGLGSVLLEGLAAKLPIVASDVPACREILAGGRWGLLVPPADPQALANAIIRSLGEPLSADALNKAAKYASAFTPQQMMSDYLAIAEHI, encoded by the coding sequence ATGAATCAAACGAGTTCACGCAATCTTTCGCAACAGGTCTTCACCAAGACAACCGGCAATCGAATACTTCTTCCGAAATTTGATGCGATCGCCGTGCCCTTGACGCTACTCGGAGGTCGCGTGGTGTGCTGTTCAGACTATGTGCGGGATTCCATGCGAGCAGTCCCTGGTACACGGAAAGATCTGTTCGTAACTGTCCGGAATTGCACCCGTGTTGCTGAGGTGGCAGAAAGAGCTGAGCATGCCAGAAATTCACGATCTTCGCATAGACCGCCAACGGTAGTGATGATTGCGACTTTAGAACGTCACAAGGACCACAAAACTCTGCTACATGCGATACCCACCGTCCTATCACGGATTCCCAATCTCCAATTGCTGCTGGCAGGTGACGGAACACTTCGAAAGGAACTAGAAAAACTAGCCAACGAACTTGAACTCTCTGCTGCGGTCAAATTTCTTGGTACGCGTGACGATATCCCAGAACTTCTTGGGAACGCAGACCTTTTCGTGTTCTCAACCACACCGCGAGAGGGTCTTGGTAGCGTTCTGCTGGAAGGCTTGGCTGCAAAATTGCCTATCGTTGCCTCCGATGTTCCGGCCTGTCGCGAGATACTCGCAGGGGGACGTTGGGGCCTACTCGTCCCGCCTGCGGATCCGCAAGCACTTGCAAATGCGATAATACGATCCCTAGGCGAACCCCTTAGTGCAGACGCCTTAAATAAAGCAGCAAAGTATGCATCAGCATTTACACCACAACAAATGATGTCTGACTATCTAGCGATAGCAGAACACATCTAG
- a CDS encoding ISAs1-like element ISRba7 family transposase, with translation METAMLSQIDVFHDCFDQVEDPRVPGRTTHPLNSILFLVVAATIADADGPEEIECFGNERLDWLSRFADFPHGIPSHDTIGRVLSLIKPEQFQQALLDWHTQLCQQYRDAEDKLDRDEEQSLPIHVAIDGKTARGSYTNAEKSNAIHFVSAWASKHGVTLGQTEVDSKTNEITAIDELLDFIDVRGTIITLDAIGAQKSIAEKIHRNGGDYIFAIKDNHPKLANAIREHFELVHEEGLKANGVKSKKTVGKKSGRQEERFYAVCPIPPEMKAMTDLWAGATSIGQAITQTERNGECHVEVRYFLLSRPARVGEFAISVRSHWSVESMHWVLDVVFHDDASRIRTKNATANFTFIRRYVTTLLKQDTTKRSLKQKRKKAGWNTDFLEKLMFSA, from the coding sequence ATGGAGACGGCAATGCTTTCGCAAATCGATGTGTTTCACGACTGCTTTGATCAGGTCGAAGACCCTCGCGTTCCCGGACGAACCACGCATCCGTTGAACTCCATTTTGTTCCTAGTGGTTGCTGCGACGATCGCCGATGCCGACGGTCCCGAAGAGATCGAGTGTTTTGGAAATGAACGACTCGATTGGCTCAGTCGCTTTGCAGATTTCCCTCACGGCATCCCCTCGCACGACACCATCGGTCGAGTCCTGTCACTGATCAAACCAGAGCAGTTTCAGCAAGCTTTGCTAGACTGGCACACACAACTTTGTCAGCAATATCGCGACGCCGAAGACAAGCTTGATCGTGATGAAGAGCAGTCTCTGCCCATTCATGTTGCGATTGATGGCAAGACCGCACGCGGCTCTTACACCAACGCTGAGAAATCAAACGCAATTCACTTTGTATCCGCTTGGGCTTCCAAACATGGAGTCACTCTTGGGCAAACCGAAGTGGATTCAAAAACCAACGAAATCACAGCAATTGATGAGCTTTTAGACTTCATTGATGTCCGTGGCACCATTATCACGCTCGATGCAATCGGAGCCCAGAAGTCGATTGCTGAGAAGATTCATCGTAATGGCGGCGACTACATTTTCGCGATCAAAGACAACCATCCCAAGTTGGCCAATGCCATCCGTGAACACTTCGAGTTGGTTCACGAAGAAGGGCTGAAAGCCAATGGAGTGAAGTCGAAGAAGACGGTGGGAAAAAAGAGTGGCCGACAGGAAGAACGATTCTACGCTGTTTGCCCGATACCACCTGAGATGAAAGCCATGACAGATCTCTGGGCAGGTGCGACGAGCATCGGCCAAGCCATCACGCAAACGGAGCGAAATGGAGAGTGCCATGTCGAGGTTCGTTATTTCCTGCTCAGTCGACCTGCCCGGGTAGGAGAGTTCGCAATCAGTGTCCGGAGTCACTGGAGCGTGGAGTCCATGCACTGGGTGTTGGATGTCGTGTTCCACGACGATGCCAGCCGCATTCGGACCAAGAACGCGACGGCGAATTTCACGTTCATCCGTCGTTATGTGACGACGCTTCTCAAGCAGGACACTACCAAGCGAAGTCTCAAGCAGAAGCGAAAAAAAGCGGGCTGGAATACCGACTTCCTCGAGAAACTCATGTTCTCAGCATGA
- a CDS encoding FkbM family methyltransferase yields MSVNHPGIAISLSTHLASRGRIRVHPRCYRLQLDSDPDRVFELLRELATDVSVVFDVGANFGITSLVADGAVRDGGTVVAFEPSAQNLKVLEFNMNASAINPFRVERFCVGDHEGMTDFYLLGGDGMHTSNSLNFGQEAGHEITHVKPDQTTIVQVPIRTLDAYCSNTGLVPDVIKIDVEGAELQVLRGAYQTLLKHRPKLMIGVHPFWWPKEQQADELRLLLEELNYSSTKLDGSATTLEDFEDVVCTPLTKSKQVTT; encoded by the coding sequence ATGTCCGTCAACCATCCGGGCATCGCCATCTCACTTTCGACGCATCTCGCTAGCCGCGGCCGAATTCGCGTACATCCGCGCTGCTATCGACTACAACTCGACAGCGACCCCGATCGCGTATTTGAGCTGCTTCGCGAGTTGGCGACGGATGTTTCGGTTGTCTTTGACGTGGGCGCAAATTTCGGGATAACGTCGCTCGTCGCCGACGGTGCCGTTCGAGACGGTGGAACGGTCGTCGCATTCGAACCATCAGCACAAAACTTGAAGGTACTGGAGTTCAACATGAATGCTTCGGCCATAAATCCGTTCAGGGTCGAACGGTTTTGCGTGGGTGACCACGAAGGAATGACCGATTTCTATCTTCTGGGCGGTGACGGCATGCACACGAGCAACTCGCTTAATTTTGGACAAGAAGCCGGGCATGAAATTACCCATGTCAAACCAGACCAAACGACCATTGTTCAAGTTCCCATACGAACACTCGACGCTTATTGTTCCAACACCGGTCTGGTTCCCGATGTTATCAAGATTGACGTCGAGGGGGCCGAGTTGCAAGTCCTGCGCGGCGCCTATCAAACACTTCTAAAACATCGACCGAAGTTGATGATCGGGGTGCACCCGTTTTGGTGGCCAAAGGAACAACAAGCAGATGAGTTAAGACTGTTGCTAGAGGAATTGAACTATTCGTCGACTAAGCTGGATGGTTCGGCCACAACTTTGGAGGACTTCGAGGACGTAGTATGCACTCCGTTGACTAAATCAAAACAGGTTACGACTTGA
- a CDS encoding glycosyltransferase family 4 protein, whose product MNRSVLAIGDVESPSCHGGIPHAFLNAARHGEFAQRGGRIRLNEFKARRISWTVNRMIRGHRMGGYQYSSAFLQHAENAVKELIKGDVISFSQHFPRAQTVRDAGGSITYYLDATAAQLTSGRGLDVRLPNDIRQTLLDIERQNYSLADRIVFRSRWAADSAIKDCGASPTKVHVVLPGANLDLPEDWSFLAPTGRPGFDRPAVLGFVGKDWKRKGLPLICDVRDELERRGLPAIVRAAGTIPDSIGQRSGVDLSGYIDKKSDPTAYPRFLSECDLGCLFSSREALGFSIIEFLRAGVPVIGFAAEGPAETIPSDAGLRFSPENDVLTIADAVESLLRDESRMCDFRRAAQEHSFSLTWDRCIAEFKRLWAGKELVPFRLVSSKTAERIA is encoded by the coding sequence TTGAACCGATCTGTGCTAGCGATCGGTGACGTCGAAAGTCCGTCATGCCACGGTGGGATACCGCATGCGTTTCTCAATGCCGCCCGCCATGGCGAATTTGCGCAAAGAGGTGGGCGAATTAGGTTAAACGAATTCAAAGCAAGGCGAATTTCCTGGACCGTGAACCGCATGATCCGCGGGCACCGAATGGGAGGCTATCAATATTCCTCCGCGTTTCTTCAGCATGCTGAAAACGCGGTGAAGGAATTGATTAAGGGCGACGTCATTAGTTTCAGCCAACACTTCCCGAGGGCTCAAACTGTACGTGATGCTGGCGGATCAATCACCTACTATCTTGACGCCACGGCCGCGCAACTGACCTCCGGGAGAGGCCTGGACGTGCGCCTCCCCAATGACATTCGGCAAACACTCTTAGACATTGAACGACAAAACTATTCGCTCGCCGACCGAATAGTTTTTCGCTCTCGATGGGCGGCCGACTCAGCGATAAAAGATTGCGGAGCGTCACCCACGAAAGTTCACGTCGTTCTACCAGGAGCAAACCTCGACCTCCCAGAGGACTGGTCGTTCTTGGCTCCAACAGGTCGTCCAGGTTTTGATCGCCCCGCCGTACTTGGGTTCGTTGGAAAGGATTGGAAACGCAAAGGGCTACCCCTTATCTGCGATGTACGGGACGAACTTGAACGTCGTGGACTGCCTGCGATCGTTCGAGCCGCCGGTACGATACCGGATTCCATAGGCCAACGTAGTGGCGTAGACCTTTCGGGCTACATTGATAAAAAATCGGATCCTACGGCTTACCCTCGTTTTCTATCCGAATGCGACTTGGGCTGCCTATTTAGCAGTCGCGAGGCGTTGGGGTTTTCAATTATCGAATTCCTGCGTGCCGGCGTACCAGTCATCGGATTTGCCGCGGAAGGACCCGCAGAGACAATCCCATCGGATGCAGGTCTCCGCTTTTCACCCGAAAATGATGTACTAACAATTGCTGACGCGGTTGAGTCACTACTGCGTGATGAATCTCGCATGTGTGACTTTCGTCGAGCAGCTCAAGAGCATTCGTTTAGTTTGACTTGGGATCGCTGTATAGCCGAGTTCAAACGTTTGTGGGCCGGGAAAGAGCTCGTTCCATTTCGTCTCGTCTCGTCCAAAACTGCTGAACGTATTGCATGA
- a CDS encoding glycosyltransferase family 4 protein: MPGAIARRLRSRSHEDLREYAVRSFPFTFARIEAMQRVRREESSSYYAARNERFDRLCKNGLQDFLSIDSNGDCLTVFAFAHACRDLFEFARRVGCQTVLGQFDPGPAEADIVEQEHFDRPEFRTTWKRYPESYVERWREEIEHANRVVVNSTWSRNCLIGRGIDPSRIEVLPLAEVPSAAPEFRRNFPDRFTRERPLRALFLGQIILRKGVARLIDAARELVDEPIEFHLVGPTDIENLSELIDGLPITWHGSAARSQVSQHYRDADVFLLPTLSDGFALTQLEAQAWRLPVVATHRCGSVVEPNVNGLLLDEPTGPAIAAAIASLLESPERLVAMSSATCIPRGGLDLLADGLLRTESKLRKVT; this comes from the coding sequence ATGCCCGGCGCGATCGCAAGACGCTTACGAAGCCGTTCGCACGAGGACCTCCGCGAGTATGCCGTACGTTCGTTCCCCTTCACATTTGCGCGCATCGAAGCAATGCAGCGGGTCCGCCGAGAGGAGTCTTCCAGTTATTATGCAGCAAGAAACGAGAGATTTGATAGGCTATGCAAGAACGGTCTTCAGGATTTCTTGTCCATCGATTCGAATGGCGATTGCCTAACTGTTTTCGCCTTTGCTCACGCGTGCCGAGACCTTTTTGAATTCGCTCGAAGGGTCGGTTGCCAAACAGTACTTGGCCAATTCGACCCGGGCCCTGCGGAAGCGGATATCGTTGAACAAGAACACTTTGACCGCCCCGAATTTCGCACGACTTGGAAACGCTACCCCGAGAGCTACGTTGAACGCTGGAGGGAAGAAATCGAGCATGCGAACCGAGTCGTTGTCAATTCAACTTGGAGCCGAAACTGCTTGATCGGTCGCGGTATTGATCCCAGTCGAATCGAAGTACTTCCGCTCGCCGAGGTCCCATCGGCCGCCCCGGAATTTCGACGTAATTTCCCAGATCGCTTTACTCGTGAACGTCCCCTACGCGCGCTATTCCTGGGTCAAATTATTCTTCGAAAGGGAGTGGCTCGGCTAATCGATGCGGCAAGAGAGCTAGTCGACGAACCGATCGAATTCCACCTCGTTGGACCAACCGACATCGAGAATTTGAGCGAGTTGATCGATGGACTGCCAATTACCTGGCATGGTTCTGCCGCTCGTTCGCAGGTCAGTCAACACTACCGCGACGCAGATGTTTTTCTATTACCTACGCTATCGGACGGTTTTGCTCTGACTCAGTTGGAAGCTCAAGCATGGCGTCTGCCGGTTGTCGCAACCCACCGCTGCGGCAGTGTTGTGGAACCAAACGTCAACGGGTTGCTACTGGACGAACCGACGGGTCCAGCTATTGCCGCTGCGATTGCCTCACTGCTGGAATCTCCCGAACGTCTTGTCGCAATGTCCAGCGCGACTTGTATCCCGAGGGGCGGACTCGATCTCTTGGCCGATGGTCTCTTGCGTACAGAATCGAAACTAAGGAAGGTCACTTGA
- a CDS encoding glycosyltransferase — protein sequence MNTNKNIAEKPRLLHVLVGAGRGGVERDALVLMERLLTVRHDAFVLGPDGPMTSDWKDSGAVVHIARQTSRWPLQISPCLKKYLERLKANQRLPDAAIVWHGMPKLPQILHLLSAYGIRTAIHGGNPAIGLSRLTDWVYCMLHRLYPPKGELPNYICCSKHVADSFHRSRYLRRFPTEVVPNGIEWPQAPADVKSVRTDKPFTIGMTARLSRIKDHATLLQAFAELRESLAHNGSQKSVRLELIGDGDQRGVLVQLCEDLNLNDSVRFVGEVDDVYGAMAEWDLFAYATTKHEGLGNAVSEAMAFGLPCVLTDVGPIRDFFDLRPDGPSVRLVPPFDSTAMASSLSELITDQAARFRLALAGQDLARERFHPDHYSRAYAELLGLPTGA from the coding sequence GTGAACACTAACAAAAACATTGCTGAAAAACCACGCTTGCTGCACGTCCTGGTCGGCGCCGGACGGGGTGGTGTAGAACGCGACGCGTTGGTTCTCATGGAACGTCTGTTGACTGTGCGGCACGATGCCTTTGTGCTAGGCCCGGATGGGCCGATGACAAGTGACTGGAAAGATTCTGGTGCGGTAGTCCACATTGCAAGACAAACAAGCCGTTGGCCGTTGCAGATCTCGCCTTGTCTCAAGAAATACCTGGAACGATTGAAGGCCAATCAACGACTTCCGGATGCTGCGATTGTATGGCATGGAATGCCAAAGTTGCCACAAATCCTTCATCTGCTTTCGGCGTATGGGATACGGACAGCGATCCATGGCGGGAATCCAGCAATCGGCTTGTCGCGACTTACCGACTGGGTTTATTGCATGCTTCACCGTCTCTACCCGCCAAAGGGTGAACTACCGAATTACATTTGCTGTTCAAAACATGTCGCCGATTCATTTCATCGCAGCCGCTACTTGCGACGCTTTCCGACGGAGGTCGTACCCAACGGAATCGAGTGGCCACAGGCACCGGCCGATGTTAAGTCTGTCAGAACCGACAAGCCGTTCACCATTGGCATGACAGCTCGACTCAGCCGCATCAAGGACCATGCGACACTCCTTCAAGCATTCGCAGAGCTTCGTGAATCGTTGGCCCACAACGGATCGCAAAAAAGTGTCCGACTCGAATTGATCGGCGATGGTGATCAACGGGGCGTATTAGTGCAGTTGTGCGAGGATTTGAACCTGAATGATTCGGTTCGCTTCGTCGGTGAAGTAGATGACGTCTACGGTGCGATGGCGGAATGGGATCTCTTCGCCTATGCAACGACAAAACACGAAGGGTTGGGCAACGCTGTATCGGAGGCAATGGCATTCGGCTTGCCCTGTGTACTTACGGATGTGGGCCCCATCCGAGACTTCTTCGACCTTCGACCAGATGGCCCGTCGGTTCGACTCGTTCCCCCCTTTGATTCAACAGCGATGGCGTCATCACTGTCCGAGCTCATCACCGATCAGGCCGCCCGTTTTCGCCTGGCGTTGGCGGGTCAAGATCTCGCAAGGGAACGATTTCATCCAGACCATTACTCCAGGGCATACGCCGAGCTATTGGGGCTTCCGACCGGTGCCTGA
- a CDS encoding FkbM family methyltransferase, with protein sequence MLQKLLGVRPGPVRRILPWGYPVWVEPQDYIGHRVLRHGLTALEACETSFRLLDPGDVAADVGANYGVVTAAMVAAVGKTGTVTAVEMHPKTFAALQRNVNEWDTGGTTVRLIQAAASDRSGEIIACESEDYASNSGVGYVTHQVHHENHRQRKVSSDRLDHLLNGKAPVFLKLDVERHELEALRGAGELISNHSVPHLLVEDLVGRTPVKDLLQDAGYTLFELECDLRGPKVCPVNFERPFQDGVCSDILATKNPDEVRRRFESPGYRCLN encoded by the coding sequence ATGCTTCAAAAACTACTCGGCGTTCGTCCTGGCCCAGTCCGGCGGATCCTACCGTGGGGATACCCAGTCTGGGTTGAACCGCAAGACTACATCGGGCATCGAGTCCTTCGTCATGGGCTGACAGCGTTAGAAGCTTGCGAGACCAGCTTTCGCTTACTTGATCCAGGAGATGTTGCCGCAGACGTTGGTGCCAACTATGGCGTCGTCACGGCGGCAATGGTCGCCGCAGTTGGGAAAACCGGGACGGTTACCGCCGTCGAAATGCATCCCAAGACATTTGCCGCTTTGCAGCGCAACGTCAATGAATGGGATACCGGCGGGACGACGGTCCGATTAATTCAGGCTGCCGCGAGTGATCGAAGCGGGGAAATCATCGCCTGCGAATCGGAAGACTACGCCTCCAACAGCGGTGTTGGCTATGTCACACATCAAGTCCACCATGAAAATCACCGTCAGCGCAAAGTTTCCAGCGATCGTCTTGACCATCTTCTCAATGGTAAGGCCCCGGTGTTTCTCAAATTGGACGTCGAGCGTCACGAGCTTGAAGCTTTACGAGGCGCGGGGGAGTTGATTTCTAATCACTCGGTCCCACACCTATTGGTCGAGGACTTGGTTGGCCGAACACCTGTGAAAGATCTCCTTCAAGATGCTGGCTATACATTGTTTGAACTTGAATGCGATTTACGAGGTCCGAAGGTTTGTCCAGTCAATTTTGAGCGCCCGTTTCAAGACGGCGTTTGCAGCGACATCCTAGCGACAAAGAATCCGGATGAAGTCCGGCGAAGATTCGAATCGCCCGGCTATCGTTGTTTAAATTGA
- a CDS encoding FkbM family methyltransferase, translating to MMKPDVEGYELAALRGAVHLVENHRPPLFLLEVNGATVRQGRP from the coding sequence ATGATGAAACCCGATGTCGAGGGCTATGAATTGGCCGCACTGCGGGGTGCAGTCCACTTGGTAGAGAATCATCGACCGCCACTATTTTTGTTGGAAGTCAATGGCGCGACGGTACGGCAAGGGCGACCATAA